Within the Mycobacteriales bacterium genome, the region CGGTGATCACCTCCGACAACGTCTCGGTCGGCGTCGACACCGTCCTGTACTTCACGATCACCGAGCCGAAGGACGCGACCTACGAGATCGCCAACCCGCTGCAGGCGATCGAGCAGCTGACCGTCACCACGCTGCGCAACATCATCGGCTCGCTCACACTGGAGGAGACGTTGACCTCGCGCGACCAGGTCAACGACAAGCTGCGCGTCGTGCTCGACGAGCGCACGGGCAAGTGGGGGATCCGCATCAACGGCGTCGAGATCAAGTCGATCGACCCGCCGTCGTCGATCCAGGAGGCGATGGAGAAGCAGATGCGGGCCGAGCGCGACCGGCGCGCGGCGATCC harbors:
- a CDS encoding paraslipin, coding for MAALIGALVGAFVVVLIVARTVRIVPQARAGIIERLGRYQRTLNPGLTFVVPFVDRVLPLIDLREQVVTFPPQPVITSDNVSVGVDTVLYFTITEPKDATYEIANPLQAIEQLTVTTLRNIIGSLTLEETLTSRDQVNDKLRVVLDERTGKWGIRINGVEIKSIDPPSSIQEAMEKQMRAERDRRAAI